In Capricornis sumatraensis isolate serow.1 chromosome 16, serow.2, whole genome shotgun sequence, a genomic segment contains:
- the LOC138092162 gene encoding olfactory receptor 51B4-like, producing the protein LTTMPIVLGVLLLDRREIAQSACFTQSYFIHTLAIVESGILPARAYDCFINIHSPVRYSSILIISRVMKIGLWALMRDSVSIVPPILPLYLFPYCHPHVLSHVFCLHQDVMKLACADITFNHVHPVILVASTFSLDALMILVSFILIFKTVMGIASGEEQAKALNTCVSHISCVLVFYITVIGLTFIHRFGMHVPHVVHITVSYVYFLFPPFMNPLIYSIKTKQIQRSIVRLFSVSSRLA; encoded by the coding sequence cttactACAATGCCCATAGTCCTGGGTGTCCTGTTGCTGGATCGGAGGGAAATTGCCCAGAGTGCTTGTTTCACTCAATCCTACTTCATTCACACACTGGCTATTGTAGAATCAGGTATCTTGCCTGCCAGGGCCTATGACTGTTTCATTAACATCCATAGCCCTGTGAGGTACAGCTCCATTCTTATCATTTCCCGGGTGATGAAAATAGGACTGTGGGCATTAATGAGGGACTCTGTGTCCATTGTACCCCCAATTCTGCCACTCTATTTGTTCCCATACTGCCATCCCCATGTTCTTTCTCATGTCTTTTGTCTCCACCAAGATGTTATGAAACTCGCCTGTGCTGATATCACATTTAATCATGTGCACCCAGTTATTCTGGTTGCTTCGACTTTCTCCCTAGACGCTCTGATGATTCTTGTCTCTTTTATCCTAATCTTTAAGACAGTGATGGGCATTGCCTCTGGAGAGGAGCAAGCTAAGGCTCTCAACACATGCGTCTCCCATATCAGCTGTGTCCTGGTCTTTTACATCACTGTGATTGGCCTGACTTTCATCCACAGGTTTGGGATGCATGTGCCACATGTGGTCCACATTACTGTGAGCTATGTCTACTTTCTCTTTCCTCCGTTCATGAATCCTCTTATATACAGCATCAAGACCAAGCAGATTCAGAGAAGCATTGTTCGTCTATTTTCTGTGAGCAGTAGGCTTGCTTGA